One part of the Alligator mississippiensis isolate rAllMis1 chromosome 3, rAllMis1, whole genome shotgun sequence genome encodes these proteins:
- the ZFAND1 gene encoding AN1-type zinc finger protein 1 has protein sequence MAELALGQHCGVAHCHQLDFLPFVCDGCSGVFCLQHRSRDSHGCSEVNIKSENAKLDQPRSYPCTYKDCTGKELLPVVCPYCEKQFCLRHRHQSDHECEELETPKPRMAATQQLVKDIIDSKKGEEVKSKKRKGAKSSETAAKVALMKLKMHACGDKSLPQTERIYFQVFLPKGSKEKSKPMFFCRQWSIGKAVDFAASLASLKNDNNKSTAKKLRLCHTVSGEVLPFDHTLETWMANKECPLYNGGNIILEYLDNEDQFIEDTDSYLE, from the exons ATGGCGGAGTTGGCGCTGGGGCAGCACTGCGGGGTGGCGCACTGCCACCAGCTTG ATTTTCTCCCCTTTGTATGTGATGGCTGCTCAGGAGTCTTTTG CCTTCAGCACAGAAGCCGGGATTCTCATGGCTGCTCGGAG GTGAACATAAAAAGTGAGAATGCGAAATTGGATCAACCCAGATCTTACCCATGCACATATAAGGACTGTACTGGAAAAGAGCTTTTACCAGTTGTGTGCCCTTACTGTGAGAAACAATTTTGCTTAAG ACACCGTCATCAGTCAGACCATGAGTGTGAGGAACTGGAAACTCCTAAACCTCGGATGGCAGCCACTCAGCAGCTAGTTAAAGATATTATAG ATTCTAAAAAAGGGGAAGAAGTAAAAAGTAAGAAACGAAAAGGAGCAAAAAGTAGTGAAACAGCAGCCAAGGTGGCACTAATGAAACTGAAAATGCATGCATGTGGGGACAAGTCCTTGCCACAG ACAGAAAGAATTTACTTCCAAGTGTTCTTACCTAAGGgaagcaaagaaaaaagcaaacccATGTTCTTTTGCAGACAGTGGAGTATTGGCAAAGCAGTAGATTTTGCAGCTTCCTTAGCAAGCCTAAAAAATGACAACAACAAATCAACAGCCAAG AAATTACGTCTGTGTCACACTGTATCCGGAGAAGTGCTGCCATTTGACCACACATTGGAAACTTGGATGGCCAATAAAGAGTGTCCGTTATATAATGGTGGAAACATTATTTTGGAATATCTTGATAATGAAGATCAGTTCATAGAAGACACAGATTCATACTTAGAGTAG
- the CHMP4C gene encoding charged multivesicular body protein 4c encodes MSSKLGRWLKGGGPGGARSRRGPTPQEALARLRETEEMLTKKQEYLESRIARELAAARQHGTRNKRAALQALKRKKRYEKQLTQIDGTLSTIEFQREALENSYTNTEVLKNMGYAAQAMKKAHENMDLEKIDNLMQDITEQQDVAQEISEAISSRAGFADEFDEDELMAELEELEQEDLNDKMSNVRLPSVPSTLLPSRPASSRKRVEDDDGMKQLAAWAS; translated from the exons ATGAGCAGTAAGCTGGGCCGGTGGCTGAAGGGGGGCGGCCCCGGCGGGGCGCGGAGTCGGCGTGGCCCCACGCCGCAGGAGGCCCTGGCGCGTCTGCGGGAGACCGAGGAGATGCTGACCAAGAAGCAGGAGTACCTGGAGAGCCGCATCGCGCGCGAGCTGGCCGCCGCCCGCCAGCACGGCACCCGCAACAAGCGCG CTGCTTTACAAGCACTGAAGAGAAAAAAGAGGTATGAAAAGCAGTTGACCCAAATTGACGGGACACTTTCAACCATTGAGTTTCAGCGAGAAGCATTGGAAAATTCCTATACCAATACAGAAGTATTAAAGAATATGGGCTATGCTGCCCAAGCAATGAAAAAAGCTCATGAAAATAT ggaCCTAGAGAAAATTGATAACTTGATGCAAGACATCACTGAACAGCAAGATGTGGCACAGGAAATCTCAGAAGCTATTTCAAGCAGAGCTGGATTTGCTGATGAGTTTGATGAG GATGAGTTGATGGCAGAGTTGGAAGAGCTGGAGCAAGAAGACCTTAATGATAAAATGTCTAATGTCAGATTGCCAAGTGTCCCATCTACCTTGCTGCCTTCTCGCCCTG CATCCTCCAGGAAAAGAGTGGAAGATGATGATGGTATGAAGCAGCTGGCAGCTTGGGCTTCTTAA